The DNA sequence TTTTTTAGCCCAAAAGTTTTTAAATAATTATCTTTGTGAGATAAAGCAAATACATGATTTTATCAATGACCGGCTTCGGAAGAAGCGAAGGAGTTTTCGAAGGTAAAAAAATAACCATCGATATTAAATCCCTTAACAGCAAATCATTTGATCTCAACATCAAAATCCCCTTACGATATAAAGAGAAAGAATTCGAAATCCGCAAACTACTGAACGATAGAGCGCTGCGTGGAAAAGTCGATTGCTATGTCAATATCGAATCACTTAATAACACCAATGATGTTGCCATTAATCACGATTTGGTTCAGGCATATATTAATGAATTAAAGAAGGTTGCCGCAGATGGGCCCGACTTCGAATATTTGAAAATGGCAATCAGAATGCCGGAAGTTATTTCTACTAAAAGCGATGAACTCAATGATAACGAATGGATTTTCTTAATCGAGTTATTGGAGGAAACTTTAACGAAATTTGAAAACTTCAGAAGAACTGAAGGTGAAATTCTGCAAGAGGAACTTCATAGAAATATCCAGAAGATTCAAAAATACTTGGGTAAGGTCGAGCCTTACGAACAAGTAAGAATGGATGCGGTGAAAGAACGTTATCGAAATTCACTCAACGAATTTGATCAGATTGATGAAACGCGTTTCTATCAAGAAATGGCTTACTACACTGAAAAACTAGACATCGCCGAAGAAAAAGTTCGATTGACTCAACATTTAAAATATTATCTGGAAGTAATGATTGAAGAAAATTTCAACGGAAAGAAACTTGGATTTATTTCCCAGGAAATCGGTCGTGAAATCAATACTTTGGGTTCAAAAGCCAATCACGCAGAAATTCAAAAACTGGTCGTCATGATGAAAGACGACTTGGAAAAAATAAAAGAACAGACGTTAAACGTGCTATAGACTAAAAGATAGTAGACAAAGAGA is a window from the Kaistella flava (ex Peng et al. 2021) genome containing:
- a CDS encoding YicC/YloC family endoribonuclease, which produces MILSMTGFGRSEGVFEGKKITIDIKSLNSKSFDLNIKIPLRYKEKEFEIRKLLNDRALRGKVDCYVNIESLNNTNDVAINHDLVQAYINELKKVAADGPDFEYLKMAIRMPEVISTKSDELNDNEWIFLIELLEETLTKFENFRRTEGEILQEELHRNIQKIQKYLGKVEPYEQVRMDAVKERYRNSLNEFDQIDETRFYQEMAYYTEKLDIAEEKVRLTQHLKYYLEVMIEENFNGKKLGFISQEIGREINTLGSKANHAEIQKLVVMMKDDLEKIKEQTLNVL